A single window of Vicinamibacteria bacterium DNA harbors:
- a CDS encoding RNA polymerase sigma factor, with amino-acid sequence MEEGPCRPAGSEASAQPNLLVRHREGDPDAFRALVSRYRAPVFSYIIRCGVAEPDRDDLFQEIFLRIHRSAHQYDVDKPLHPWLFTVVANAVRSYHRKRKVAALVFTDPPEQEPRDDKPDGEEIAAASQMFRFLERELEALPPIQREVLVLASIESVPQKDIAEALGIPLNTVKTHIRRARLKLIRKLSPEASS; translated from the coding sequence GTGGAAGAAGGACCTTGTCGGCCCGCCGGATCGGAGGCTTCTGCACAGCCGAACCTCCTCGTCCGTCACCGGGAGGGCGACCCGGATGCCTTTCGGGCACTCGTCTCGCGGTATCGCGCGCCGGTCTTCTCCTACATCATCCGTTGCGGCGTCGCCGAGCCGGATCGCGACGACCTCTTCCAGGAAATCTTTCTGCGCATTCATCGGTCGGCACACCAGTACGACGTGGACAAGCCGCTTCATCCCTGGCTCTTCACCGTCGTCGCCAACGCGGTGAGGAGCTATCACCGCAAGCGGAAAGTGGCCGCGCTGGTCTTCACCGACCCACCCGAGCAGGAGCCGCGGGATGACAAGCCCGATGGCGAGGAGATCGCCGCGGCGAGCCAGATGTTCCGCTTCCTCGAGCGCGAGCTCGAGGCGCTTCCGCCCATCCAGCGCGAGGTGCTCGTGCTCGCGTCTATCGAGAGCGTGCCTCAGAAAGACATTGCCGAAGCCCTCGGCATCCCGCTGAACACGGTGAAGACCCACATCAGGCGCGCTCGGCTCAAGCTCATACGGAAACTGTCGCCGGAGGCGTCGTCATGA